From the genome of Trichoplusia ni isolate ovarian cell line Hi5 chromosome 26, tn1, whole genome shotgun sequence, one region includes:
- the LOC113505635 gene encoding uncharacterized protein LOC113505635 — protein MSTNVHVVDGEASESDSEIEIGRSPDLETSNSKSFVIPGEAPESDDEGKLEIPTLTEPDLPLHSVVQRQQTPTQSNIYNSLLHQKLWECNVSFRATLEGLIKHTTEISVEKLTRADKTLLNVQESMRATNANLTLARARLKQLQAELEKSNCSAALPTIKIK, from the exons ATGTCTACAAACGTTCATGTTGTTGACGGAGAAGCTTCAGAATCCGATTCCGAAATAGAAATCGGCAGATCACCG GATCTAGAAACGTCTAATTCTAAATCATTTGTGATACCTGGAGAGGCACCTGAATCTGATGATG AGGGTAAATTGGAAATCCCAACACTAACGGAGCCAGACCTGCCTCTCCACAGCGTTGTACAAAGGCAGCAGACCCCCACACAGTCCAACATATACAACTCTTTGCTGCATCAAAAACTAT GGGAGTGCAATGTATCATTTCGCGCGACTCTTGAGGGTCTGATTAAGCATACTACTGAAATATCTGTGGAAAAGCTAACGAGAGCCGATAAAACGCTATTAAATGTACAG gAAAGCATGCGCGCGACAAATGCCAATCTTACGTTAGCGAGAGCTCGCCTGAAGCAATTACAAGCGGAATTGGAGAAATCGAACTGTAGTGCGGCCTTAcctactattaaaattaaataa